The following nucleotide sequence is from Candidatus Cloacimonadota bacterium.
GGAATAAATCTACGGAATCATTCTTTTTTAATGCTTTCAGGATATGAAGGAAACCAAAAGGCAACAGTCTTCCCTTTGCTTTTTGAAAAGCTTTGGATAAAGACGGCATGGTAATTCCGAAAGCAGCAATTTTGCCGGATTCATCGAGGATAAGAGAGATGAATTTATGCGGAATGATTCCCATATAATGTCCGATATATTTTTCGACCTGTTTTTCCGTTAAAGGCACAACACCGTAAAGAGGTTCAAAGGCATTGTTTAGAACTTTGAAAATTTCTTTAGCATAAGGTTTCAGATCTTTTGAACTTTTAGTTTTTAATGTTGTTAATTTATATTTTTTCTCAACGATATTGGCGATTCTTTCGATTTTTTCAGGAATTTTATCCGGCACTTTTACTTCAAATTCAATCCAATCGATATCCTTTACATATCCGCTTTTTTCAAGATGTTTGGAATAATAGGGATAATTATAGATCGTCGCAATTGTTCCCAGTTCTTCGAATCCCTGGATCAGCATTCCTTCAGGATCGAGGTCTGTGAAACCGAGAGGTCCGTGAACTGCTTCCATTCCATTTTCTTTCGCCCAATTTTCTACTGTTTCGAGCAGAGATTTTGATACATTTTCATCATCGATAAAATCTATCCAACCAAAACGGGCATATTTATTTTTCCACTTTTCGAGGTAGCGGTAATTTATGATTCCGGCAATTCTTCCCGAAACTTTTTCATTTTTATAAGCGAGCCATAACTTAACATCGCAGAAATCAAAGGCTGGATTTTTCTCTTTATCGAGGATATTAAATTCATCATTTCTTAAAGGAGGAATCCGGTATTTATTTCTTTTATAAAGTTGATTTGGAAACGAGATGAATTTTTTCAGGTCTTTTTTATTTTGAACTTCTTTTATGATAATGTTCATTTTTCCTTCCTTCAATATACGACCATATAGGTTTTTTGTTCGAGTTTCAGATTAAAAAATATATCACTTCTTCACGATTCCATTGAAAAGTATTTCCAATAATTTATCGACATTTGATTCGATTTCAGGAAAAGAAATATTTATCGACCACGGATATTCCAAACCTTTTAAAGCAGAAGCAATTGCAAACGCTGTCAATTCAATATCGTTTATTTCAAAAATTCCTTTATCTTCTCCGTCCTGTAAAATTTCCCGGATTGTAAACAGTTCTTCCCGGCTGTTCTTTTCCCGTATTTTTTCAATGAAAGCGTAATGTTCCAGGTAATCATCTTCAAGCGCACTGTGAATATTAGCGAGTTCTTTGAGATGCTCCATTTTCTTTAAAATGTAAATTTTCATTTTCTTTTGAGGAGTATCTTCATTGATGATCGCTTCCCTGATCTTTTCTTTCAGAAATCTGTTTTCCTGCTCGACGACTTCTTTAAATATCTCTTCTTTGCTCTTAAAATAATGATACAGAGAAGCTTTTCCCATTCTTGCTGCTTTGGCAATTTCATCGACAGTTGTTTTTATTAAACCGTATCTGGAAAATATTTTTTGAGCAACCTGGGTGATGATTTTCTTTTTTTCATCAGCTTTCAATTTCCCCTCCAATTCTCGAACAATCTCGTTCTGTGGTCGAAAAAATTTTAGATGCTTTTTTCGTCAAGAATATGATATTTTTTTTTGAGTTTTGTATTTGTGGATAACATAAGAAACAGCAATAAATAGTTTTAACTGTTTCTCCCTTTTTCATATTTGTATTTAGAAATGATATAAGATATTGAAACAATAAAAGAAACGAATGTTAAAGATGATATGACTGATGCTCACGGTCTTTTACCGAATTATGAACTTTGGAAAGAAACTCAATAAATACATTTGTTGATTTGGAGATTGGCTGTTTTGGGGATTTAATTTTGAATTGTATAAAACGATATCTAATCATAATTTTCAATTGAGGAGAGAAAAGGGATTTCCGAAATCAAATGAATTTTCAAAAAATTAAGATGGAGTAATTTCATCTCGGTTTCTATTTTTAAAAAAATAAAAAAAGATTTGCTTTTTATAAAATTATTATTACTTTGTAATCGTTACATTAATGTTATTGTAACAAAGAGGGAATAATGATTAATTTTATTGAGATTTTAAAAGAGCACAAAATTGCTCCTTCTTTACAGCGAATCAAGATCCTGGAATATCTTCATAATTATAAAACTCATCCGACTGCAGATATGATCTACAAAGCTTTGATAGATGAAATTCCAACCTTATCCAAAACTACGGTTTATAATACCCTCAAAACATTTGTTGAAAAAGGGATTTTAGCGGAATTATCATTATTTGAAAATGAAGTCAGATACGAATATAATACTGAACCGCATATTCATTTTAAATGTGTGAATTGCGGGAAAATATTTGATATATCAGCATCTTATGAATGTCTAAAAAATAAAGATGTGGACGGTCATAAAGTTCTTGAACATCATGTAAATCTGAAAGGAATCTGTAAGAATTGCAGAAAGAAAGAGAGATAAAATGCCAGAGCTTCCTGAAGTGCAAACGATCGTAGCAGGTTTGAAGAAGAAGATTCTTAACAAAAAAATAGTTTCTCTTTTTGAGGAAAGAAAAGGAACTATCCGGAATTTTATTCGTGTTCCAACTTGTGAATTCGGTTCGATATCAGCCATTTCAAGGAGAGGAAAATACATTATATTTCATACTTCAAATGGATATAAATTCGTTATTCATTTGCGGATGACAGGCAAAATGATTTTTGAGAAAAATTTAGATAAGAAATCCACTCACGAAAGAGCGTATTTCATTTTTGATGATAAGACAAAACTGATCTTTGATGATGTGAGAGCCTTTGGGAAAATTCAAATATATGATATTAAAAATAGAATTGAAAGTTTAGAAAAATTGGGTTTAGAGCCGCTTTCTGATGATTTTACTGCTGAATATTTAAGAAAAAGATTTAGAAATCGGAGAAGCTCTATAAAAAATCTTCTCCTGAATCAGAGTATTGTTGCCGGATTAGGAAATATTTATGTATGTGAGATTCTCTATCGAGCAAAAATTTCTCCACAGAAGAAAGGGAATGAATTATCTATAAGAAAATTAAATTTGATCGTAAAAGAAACAAAAAAAGTTCTTAAGGAAGCAATTAAATATAATGGAACAACAATTTCCGATTATAGAAGTGTGGAAGATAAGACCGGAGAATTTCAAAAATTCTTAAATGTTTATCAAAAAAAAGAATGTCCTCAAGGACATCAAATAAAGAGAATTAAACAGGTTGGACGCTCGACATATTATTGTCCGGTTTGTCAGAAAAAAAAATGAAATGAAGTGTTTAATTGTTCGTTTTGTTAGTTTTGTTCGTTGCTAAAAAAAGGAGGATTTAGTG
It contains:
- the mutM gene encoding bifunctional DNA-formamidopyrimidine glycosylase/DNA-(apurinic or apyrimidinic site) lyase, with product MPELPEVQTIVAGLKKKILNKKIVSLFEERKGTIRNFIRVPTCEFGSISAISRRGKYIIFHTSNGYKFVIHLRMTGKMIFEKNLDKKSTHERAYFIFDDKTKLIFDDVRAFGKIQIYDIKNRIESLEKLGLEPLSDDFTAEYLRKRFRNRRSSIKNLLLNQSIVAGLGNIYVCEILYRAKISPQKKGNELSIRKLNLIVKETKKVLKEAIKYNGTTISDYRSVEDKTGEFQKFLNVYQKKECPQGHQIKRIKQVGRSTYYCPVCQKKK
- a CDS encoding transcriptional repressor, yielding MINFIEILKEHKIAPSLQRIKILEYLHNYKTHPTADMIYKALIDEIPTLSKTTVYNTLKTFVEKGILAELSLFENEVRYEYNTEPHIHFKCVNCGKIFDISASYECLKNKDVDGHKVLEHHVNLKGICKNCRKKER
- a CDS encoding TetR/AcrR family transcriptional regulator, with the protein product MKADEKKKIITQVAQKIFSRYGLIKTTVDEIAKAARMGKASLYHYFKSKEEIFKEVVEQENRFLKEKIREAIINEDTPQKKMKIYILKKMEHLKELANIHSALEDDYLEHYAFIEKIREKNSREELFTIREILQDGEDKGIFEINDIELTAFAIASALKGLEYPWSINISFPEIESNVDKLLEILFNGIVKK